The Serinus canaria isolate serCan28SL12 chromosome 2, serCan2020, whole genome shotgun sequence genomic interval tattcactGCTTTGCTGGACACAAGTAAGAAAGAAGCCACATTGGCCACATTTATCTCCCATTGCCATCCTGCTGATTATTCCTGTGTAGGAAAGCAATTGTCACATTCTCATTGCCAGACTTCAGCAGTTTCACCTGTTTATGAAATACAGATGTCATTTCAAACAATGAGTATGCTTAAATGTCTTGAATGGTTTGGGGGCATTTGCTGGTAAATTGGTGCAGGAACATGCTTGGTTGTTAATGTTTGCACACAGGCAGTGCTACAACAGTGAAAAAGAATCACCTAATGTTGTGTAATGGGCAGATGTGCTGGTTAATTTGTGCTGGCTGGCATTTTGTGAGCTGCTCTTCTCCTTCTCACCTCTTACAGAGGCCACTTTACAGCTTCATCTTGTTACAgaagagctttttttccccaaaccatTGTGGAGCCTCCCAAGAGCACTTTTTGGTCGATATAGCACCCACCATTCTCAACTCTATAAGTAGCTGCTACAAATAATGGTTGCTGCTGTCTTCCAGAAGTGCCCAGTCGCTGGTGATGGGGGTAAGGTCTTCCCAAATCCAGCTGTCAGCTTTCATGCAACAGTTGAAACTCGTTCCCTCTTCAGTCTCTTCCTTATAAAAGTCATTAGTGCTCCCAGCGGTATGCACATGGTAGATGATGCCACCAGCAGCCCGATCACCGCCAGGGCATAGCCTGGGTAATCCTTGGTCACCAGCTGGCCCTGCaagggagaaaagcagtgcAGGATCAGTGGGATCTGTCCCAGAGTTGGGCCAGGAGCAAAGCTGTGTATATGGATCTAAGCAGGACCTCTGAGAAGCATTTTCAGTCTGTGGCAGCCCACAGCTGCCCTCGGTGTTCTCTGTCCAGCCACACAATGAAAACTGacaagagcagagctgctgacaaCAGGATTGAGGGAAACTTCTGCAGGCTTTGGTAAAGAGCAGATTTGGGCTTGATTTGTGTTTCTTAATGAGGTGGCCGGGCCCTGACCTCTGTCAGGGCGCTGTTCCTCTCCTGGAGTCATGGGCTCATGCTGACACCCAGTCAACAGGCCAGGCCTGCCATGAGTCCTAAATTGGCCATGACATGAAAACAATTATGTGCTTTGTTCCTGCATGATGGAAACATTTCCACAAAACGTTACGAAACCAGTGATTATTTATCCATTAGTAATTGCTCTGTGATAAATGCACAGTCTAGTATTCTTAAGAAAGTGTCCTGGccatgaagaaaaatgtgtatgGAAATTATGAAAACTATTctagcagcagctcagctctcttAAAAGTATCACTAATTTTGCTCAAAGTAAATACACTTTAAAAGTAGGGAGTTtttaagagtatttttaaagatgataTTTGGGTCTTCAACATGAATGAAATTTAATTCTATGAAGAGTTGATTAAGAATCATAGAGGGAAATTAGTTGATTTTACAGAATCATTGCATCATCACTaagttttcctggttttcctttccacaAAATTAAGGGGTTGCCCTGACTCCAGCTACTCGCTTTCAGAATGCCATTTTGTGGAAGAGTGTAGTTAGAAGCTTGTATCCTTGCAAGAACTAAGGAAggtttaaaacaggaaaaaagcccagaccCAAAACTCTTACCTGTGTGGCATCCCATGCTTGGTATTGCAATGTTCCTGTGAGGATGTAGTCGGtgaggtaaaaaataaataggctTATAATAAGCAGTGGACTAACAAAAGCCCacataattttccaataccagTTTGGCTTGCATCCAATCATGGTGTAAAGATCTTTCTCAAATCTgttcaaaagaaaaccaaacatttttgtgaagaaaaccaaacacataTTTTTGAGACTGGCTACAGATACTTGATGAATACCTTGTTCTGAGTTACTTCAAAAACCAGGTACAGAATTGAGGATGTCAGATTAGAGAGTACAGTTTGACCACAAATGACAGAGAATTATTGTCTGAAAAGCTGGCTCACCAGAACTACAATGAGGGGCAAATCAACAAAGACAGTGAGGCTTCCAAGAGAATCCCAAGTTGCAGAGAGTAGCTAGAAATAGCTACAGCAAGTTCTGCCTGAAGTATAAGCTCGGGCAGTTACTGGTGTCAGCTGACAGAGAGAAGGCATGATGCTGAAGTACTGTGGAGAAAACAGCTGGGTTTGTGTAGCTGAGTGTTCTCTGTGCTGTTACCTGACTGTCTTTGAGGAACACTGACCCTGGGAATGGTACCTAAAATCTCACTGGAGACCTGGATCTGACTTGAAGCCTTTGAACTCATCAGGGAGGAAGTACCCACATATGTGCCTGGACACCCTCTGTGTTGGCAGACTAACAAAGCAAATGCTGAAGCCTTTCCTTTCAGCTATTTTCAAACACCTTTGCTGTTCAAAACTTCTCCTGACTCCAGAACTTCCTTTTTACCCACAAGGATTGACTTGGGAGACAAACAATGTGCGAGGTGACCACTTTTGAAACCAGACTTACTGGCACTCTTGTGCTCATGGTGAATTCCTGTCATGGGAAGAGCAGAATTTTGGCAGTTGTTCCTGATACCAAAGACAAGAGCAGGGAGTTGTGTGTACAGCTCCTTAGTactgccctgccagcagagatggtgtcagcccagcctggcccctcACAGTCCTGAGCCAAGGCCCCAGAaggggtctgcagggcaggggagacCCCCATCCCCTTGCTGATCCTATAGCACAGGAGAAATATTTATCCCAAGGCAGTATTTTTATTCCTGGCCCGTggctgctcccccagctgccaGACTATGAAGGAAGCAGGGCTCCAGCTTTTACCTCCTTATCCCATAGATGTAACACACAGCGATGGTTTCCACCAGCACGATGAGCAGCAGCGAGAGGGTGGCTGCGTAGTCATTGAAGATGTCAAACCAGTAATTTCCAGCCTCCATGGTGAAGATCAGGCCAATTATACAATTCATGAAACACACAACACCTGTGTGGATAAAACAGGGATCCTGCCGTTACACCTAGAAGTTTGTGTAGGGAAAATGTCACACTTGAGACTAACAAGCTGGTGGGatttctgctgagcagctctctctgaggagaaggattttcttttcccgTTTGGAAAAGACCTGCCCCTTAGCATGTGTGACTGTCATTGAACTGCTTCTCCTTAGACCTGCACAGTCACAGCATATCACCCCAGAGATGGCCAGGACAACCAAGTCTTGGCTACAGCCTTGtcacacacacatgcagcaTCTGCTGTTGCCACTGGGCATCCAGCTAAAACaagttttttaaaactgatttccTTGCCCAGACAGGAGCACATATTTCTTTTGACCAATGACTGAGGTGGTTCATAGTTGGGATACTGGCAATGTGACTGAACAGCTGCTTGCTGCAACTGTGCTGCCATTTGTACCCTCCCTTTGAGCTTCACCGGTCAGGAGACACAAgtctgaaggagctggggtgtGTTGGGAAGCCTGGAAATACACAGCTTCAACTGCCCTGGGCTTTGAGAGCTCCCAAGGGAAAGGGCTGCACAGGATGGGCAGGATTTCACAAGGGCAGACAAACCCTTCCATTAGCAGATTTGCTATGGAAGGTTGCTAttattccctgctccagccccggTCAGAGAGTGGAATGGCACTTCACTCAACAGCAGTGGTGGACACCACAgcttctgcacacacacacacacacacacacagtccctgtgtgccctgtgcttACCTGAGATCACTTCCTTGGGAAAGCGGGAGGCAATGACCCTGCTGTCGGTCAGTGGCGTGAGGATGGCAGCCGTGTTCCCCAGCATGCTGCCAATGCCCAGCATCAGCAGCATGAAGAAGTAGAGCACAGAGTACAGCTGGGGCACCTCCATGTTTTTGATCGCTTCCGAATAGACTATAAATGCCAGTCCCGTCCCCTGGACAGCCTGATAGAGACAAAGGGAGTAAACTGAGTTACAGGCAGCTCTTCAGCTCAATAAAGGACTTAAGACAAAAGAGAGTGACTTTGTGTCATGACAATACACCTGAGGTGTGGCTTTGCCACAGCAAAGGCGGGTGAGGTCTTCACCAGTTTATCCCGACTGCACAGACACTGGATGCTAATGACCCTAGTGAGCCCCTGCCCCATCCTGAGGTGTAGAAATgatccccagccctggccaggcacCTCCTGGGCTCAATGGGAGCAAAGGAGGCACCACAAAGTGGCAACTCACCGTGTCTAGCTCAGCTTCCAAGCTGCAGTTTTTAATCTGTGGTGCTAATTGGGCATATTCCTGTGGGTAGGTGGCCATGAGGTAATCTTTCATCTCATTGAGGTTGTCTGCTGTTAAAGAGCCTTCCTCCAGGTCAAAagcattcagcagcagcaggatcacCCTGGGAAGGATTACAGGAATTTAATGGCTTTCAGGCCCAGGGCATCTCATCCCTTTTCTCCATCAGCCCGGGGGGAATGCTTTGCTGGTCCCAGGGCTTCAGTGTCCCTGGGTGAGAGCACCACTTCCAGCACAATGTCGTGGCACCGGCAACCTTCTGCGCATTTGTGCCTTGGAAGGACCAGCTCCTGtgcccacactgctgctcccaggcaggtATCTTGGGTGCTGGCCAGTGCTGCCTGGTGTCTCTTCCCCTTTGCCCTGCAGTCTGACGTCCACACCCCATCAACTTTAAAGTCTTTTGTCAACAAGCAAGGACTAGCAGCTTGGTTTCCTCTCTGATCCACAGATGGATAGAAAGCTCTAAAAATATGAGTAAATGTGTAACTGCCATgggccctgtgccagggactgcaTGCAAGCTTGCAGCTACAGGATACAATCCTGCAGGATGCTGGGCACTTGCAGAGCATCACAGCCAAGGAGGCTGACCTTATGGAACTGAAGGGCTTAGCCTTATAAAAGGGGATCTGAGCTTATTAATCAGCTCCCCCACACTCCCTGGAGCACAGGCCAGGACAAGAACACAGGGGAAAGTGCCTCTATGACTTGCCCAAGCAAACTCACCCTCGACCAGGCCTGTGCCTGGAAGCAGCACTCAGGTGTCAAATGGCAAAGCTCTCTGACCTTTCGTCTCAGGCTTCATCGCTTTGAATAGCTCCTTTAGCTTTATTAGAGCAGTATCAGCTCTGGTcttggggcagtgctggctgcgCTGCGTGCTGTTATTTATTTACCTCCCCCCTCACCTGCCCCCGAACAACGTGCAGTGAAAACCAGTGAAACAGCAGGCTCTTACTTGTTGATACAACTCTCATAGTTAAAGGTCGCCTTGAAGCCGTAGATGGAGAAAGTGACGATGCTGGCAAATATGGAGGTGGTGCTGTTGATGAGGGATACGATGATGGCGTGTCTCTGGCAGTTGTTGGAGGGCTCGTTGTAGCTGGCAAAGGCGATGAGGCTGCCAAAGCCAAGGCCCAGTGAGAAGAAGATCTGCGTGGCAGCGCTGATCCAGGTCTTGGGGTTCgacagctgctccagctgcaaaaGCCAGACGAGAGAGCAAGACCATGAAGTTCCACTaagtgctcagcactgccccttccatcctgcagggatggggctctTTGTGCACTCATTACAGGTCAGGGGTGGCTTTGGGCAGGGTTACTGCTCTGACTGGAAGCAGTGGGTTATGCTAATGGGAAGGtctttttctgcaggaaaaagcaaGCTGCTTATGGGCACCATGGCAGcctccagccattcccagctgaGGTTTCCAGCTGCCAGACCTATGTTACTGCAGCAAAAATACAGTATAAAAAAAAGGAGGACCaagaccttttaaaaatttacgTGCCCGGTATCGAtaacatttcctgaaaaattcaACACAGTTTTTCTATACCTTTGGTGTGAACATGTAGATGAGCCCATTCACAGCTCCATGAAGTGTTAATCCTCTGATGAGGTATATGATGAGAACACAGTATGGCAAAGAGGCTGTCACATAGACGACCTGGAGAAAGAGGGTAAAGACCTTGGTCTAAAGAATATGTAAGACAAAACTAATCTACTATGCCAGTCTCACTTCACataaataatttccattaatGTGTTTGTAATCCTGTATTaatctttaaagaaatattatcAGACAAATCTAACTTTAGATTTACATTTTAGGGAAACAAGTTTTTAATAATCCTGAAGCACTGGGCTACTATTCCAAGTGTCTTCTCTTAGActggaaatcaaacaaaaatctaaaatatttgcagcatTTGCAAACTCAGTTCTACATCGTTTAGTGACATAACACCAGTTCACAGCCATCTATCAAAAACTCAATAGGTAAAGGTGATCatcacatcatcatcatcatcatgttTGCTCTACAAGGAAGGCAAGCAGAACTCATAAAAGGTCAAAATCAAACTTGAATTTAATCAAATTGAATCAAAATTGAATTGAATCAGTTGCAGCAAGTTTAAGAGGTTATTCCTAGTTTACAGTCTCTTGGCTTTCTGTATTTGGCTAAGACGATTTGGGGATTACAGCCCTCAGCTTGCTGCTTAGTGCAGGCTCAGCCAGGACACTGGGGTTTTTCTCCCCACTTCCTCATAACTTCTGCTGTGaataaaaagcaagcaaaaaatgCCCAGTAGATGTCTTGTTTTTCTTGCAAAGACCAAGGAATAGATGTCTCCTGACACggctctgctggggcagacAGCTTTCCTCATGGCCAGCAGCCTGACAACTGGCCATGAGAGAGAGCTGGCTGTGTTTAAAGGACTCCCCTGGGTTATTTTTTCAGTATCACTCAGCGTTTTGATTGATCCTGCTTCACCTGCAACttggcagggcagcagaggcagcagagctcgGTGCTCCGGGGGTATACCGTGgccccaaggagcagcagccatTCCTCAGTGCCTGTCAGCGCTCCGCCCGTCCCGCCCGGGCTCGGCGGGGCTTTGCCCGCTCTCACCTTGCCGGTGGAGGCGGTGCCGCGGAGGATGCAGAGGTAAACCACGAGCCAGGCCAGCGTCAGGCACAGCGCCTGCTCCCACTGCACGCTGCCGCTGGCCTCCAGCGCCGGGGAGATGTTCAGGGTCTGCCGGTACCAGAAGTACTGCGTGGACGATGTCTTCTCGCACTCCTCCTCGTAGCCCGTGCGGTTGCTGTTGAGGGGGCAGGtggcccatggcagggggtcCTGCGAGGAAGGGCCATGGAGTGCATGGCAGGGAGAGACGAGGTGCCAGTGGGGAACAGGGAGAATGATGGCAAGCGCGGCTTTCCTCCCGGGCTTGCTTCTCTCTGCAGGGTGCTGCCGAGGCTGGGGATGACCCTCTCCCCTGGGGATGATCTCTTTTGACAATCTCCCTTGGCAATGACCCTCGCCCCAAGGACTGATGTTTTTTGATCCTCTCCCCTGGGGATGACCCTTTCTGAACCCCCTACCCAAGGACAGATCAGCTCTGTCCCTCTTGAGGATGACCAGACTGGTTCTCTCCCCAAGGACTGAGCCTCTTTAATCCTCTCCCCTGGAGGTGACACTCTCCAAGCCTCTACCTTGGGACCAAACATCTCCCCGACATCAGACAGGCCCATCCCAGGATGCAGGGTACCCTGGCACCAAGGCACATGTGACCAAGGTGTCACAAGCCTGGCCTTGACCTGAATTCCATGGTGAGGAGAAGACAACAGCCAATGTCTTTTGAAGGACCATGGAGGAGGACATCACTGTTTGACTTTTCCCTGCAACAAAGCCCTGGGTTTCTGAAGCTTTTGACATCCCTCcacctccccattcccagttgACAATGGTGCCATGCAACATCCAGCACCAAGGAAAAGCCACTGTGACCCTCCACAGGCACAGTGGGGCCAAGCTGGGCTGCTGGAAGCTCACACACCTGGAAGGAGTGGAAGAGGTACCAGAAGGCCCAGGCATTTATCACATTGTAGTAcatggagaggaagaaggagacGACAACACTGGCAACTCCTGTGGGTGTGGAGGGAGACACTTGGTcagcagaaaaccccaaaattcccagggCTCCACAACATCTGTGGGATgcgggagcagcactgccatggCTGACACAGGAGAGGCtttgtccctgcacagccaggtgCACAGGGCACGTCCCTGCTGGGTTTAGCACTGGCCTCCACAACATGATTTTGGCAGTCTGCCTGAGGCCAGGGGGACTCACACCTCTGAATCCAGACACAACACAGCAAGCTGGCCACCCCAGTGGCCAACAAGGGACAGGATAAAGGCATGGCATGAGGTGTCTGGCTTTGCTCAGCCTGGTGAGACCCAGTAAAACCTGAGCTCCCACCTGGGttttttctgaaagacaaaGCTCTCCAATCTAAAATCACCCACGTTCCCTGcatgctggaaaataaagatgGGAACTGAGAACATACCAACACCGCAGAGGTAGGGACTTATTATTTTCCAGGCGCCGATGCTGCCCTGCCGCATGCgctgccccacagccagctccaagTACAGCAGGGGCATCCCCTCGGCAATCAGCATGATGAGGTATGGGATCAAAAAGCCACCTGGGAGAACAAACCCAACAGCCAGCCTTCAGCAGATCAGCAGCACAATAAACACCACTTTGCCCTATCTGTGTTCAAGTCATGCTGTCAGTGCCCCAGAGGCTGGCTGGATCTGGGTCCTGGTCCTGTCCAGGTACCTGGAGTACTGAGGGCACGGCCCAATCCCAAAGGACATCTGACAGAGGTTTCAGGCAGAGTCCCAGAGGCTGGTGGGCGCTGACTGCCTGGGCGCAGGGAATTTTCCGCAGGgacttggcagggctgggatttctgctgttAAACTGTGTTGGTCTTCACTGCTGTGTGGCAGCGCTGCCCAGATGCATCCAGGCGGTTTGAGcactgctgggggctggggctgttAAAGGGTAACCAGCCACCTGCCAAACCCTGTAACCCATAATGAGACAAAGAGGACAAGGGAAAGATTTATTTACTTCAGTGTGGGGTGTTCTGCTGCACAGACAAAGTGCTCAAAGAAAAGGTAATAGCAACGTCTGTGTTAAACAGAGAGTTTTGAGTTACATGTTGAAGACTGGccttgcttaaaaataaaaaacaaacaaccaaaaaaccaaactaaaaagCTCCCAAATTCCTATCCTGAGCCCAAAAGCACCAGCAAATGAATGAAGGCTTTTTCCCCAGGgcctttcctcccagcctgggagcacaCCCTGGGACACAGGCATTGAGACTCCTGCATGGGACTGCTCATCCCTGCTTCCCTGCACATGGAGAGTCACAGAGATGCTCCTGTGGAAGAGGAACAACAGGAATGGGAAGGTTgacagcaaggaaaggaaaaggaccTTCCCGCCTGGCAACCAGGATGTGCTTTGGCTTAAatttctgccagaaaaaaacaaaatccttgtATTCGACCTGGGGCTCACTTCAGAAAGAGCTGCTGACTGAGTCAAAAGCTGGATTTTTGTGAAGGCTTCCCTGCTTCCCTTTTTACAGCAAGCCAAAATATTTACGTAAATATCTCTTATTTAGGATTTAATCTGTGGCATTAACATTCCTTGCAATGGGCTCTGCGCAGCGCTGTGAAGGAATGAACTCCATGCAGCGACTGAGGCAAAGACCTGGAAATAAACACAGAGCAATAATCCGTTTTTTTCTGGGAATTAATTTCCCACCTCCCAGCTCTCTTGTTATTAACAACCCCTTTGTTATTCTGTTAGATAACTTCCTATGCCGCAAGGGAGCCGTCGGAGGTTTAAGAGCTCCCGCAGCCGCTCGGTGCCGGCGGGGTGcgagctgccccagcagccactgagGCAGTGCTGCCATGTACCGCAGGGGAATCAGCATTAGGCCCTTGCAAAGGTTTTCCACCCTCCCAGCAGCGCTGCCACTTGTTTGGCATTGACTGTGCCAACTGGCAAGGAGGAGAAATGCCTTCAGGCTTGTTCTTCACCTCAATGTCCCTCCgcagctgggggtggcagtgctAAGCCCCTGCCCCTTGCTCTGCATCCTGTTTGCACACAGATCTTGCTCCTAGTGCTACTCTTCCCAAAGAGGAGAACCAAAAGGCTTCCCACAAGTGACTCTGGGCAGCCGATAAACCAGCTCCTTGTCAGCTCTCAGTCAGCTCCACTCAACTCCCCGCTCATTGACACCGGGCTCCCTCCGGTGCCAGCTGTCTGCACAAACCAGCCCCCAGGCCAGATCCCTGTCGTTGGCAAAACGTGCGGAGtgtgccctggctctgctcaagGCACTGGGCTTGGCCAGTGGCAGCCTCGCCCCTGCTCAGGCTCCTGCCTGGTGCTCGGGGGCTTCCTCGCCCAGGGCTGAGCGCTGCTGAGCGCCAGCCCCGCTGcagacccagcccagcctcGTTTGCCGCTCAGGGACAGAGGAACTGCACCTACGAGGTTTGAATGCGCCCTGCTCTGCTCCGGACATGCTCTCAGCAGGAAagcaaggagaaggaggagaagaagggaaaCTGCTGATGGACAGAATGACAGGTCACAAAGTCTGCAAATACTCAGGTTACAAATACTCAGCATCATCTGCCATAAGGGCCCTAttgccctgctgggcaggacagggactgGCTCCGTGCTTTACTACAAGGAAGATGCCAAACAAACTGGCGTGCC includes:
- the SLC6A20 gene encoding sodium- and chloride-dependent transporter XTRP3, whose amino-acid sequence is MEKSRPLWDNPLQFVFACISYAVGLGNVWRFPYLCQMYGGGGFLIPYLIMLIAEGMPLLYLELAVGQRMRQGSIGAWKIISPYLCGVGVASVVVSFFLSMYYNVINAWAFWYLFHSFQDPLPWATCPLNSNRTGYEEECEKTSSTQYFWYRQTLNISPALEASGSVQWEQALCLTLAWLVVYLCILRGTASTGKVVYVTASLPYCVLIIYLIRGLTLHGAVNGLIYMFTPKLEQLSNPKTWISAATQIFFSLGLGFGSLIAFASYNEPSNNCQRHAIIVSLINSTTSIFASIVTFSIYGFKATFNYESCINKVILLLLNAFDLEEGSLTADNLNEMKDYLMATYPQEYAQLAPQIKNCSLEAELDTAVQGTGLAFIVYSEAIKNMEVPQLYSVLYFFMLLMLGIGSMLGNTAAILTPLTDSRVIASRFPKEVISGVVCFMNCIIGLIFTMEAGNYWFDIFNDYAATLSLLLIVLVETIAVCYIYGIRRFEKDLYTMIGCKPNWYWKIMWAFVSPLLIISLFIFYLTDYILTGTLQYQAWDATQGQLVTKDYPGYALAVIGLLVASSTMCIPLGALMTFIRKRLKRERVSTVA